The window CCTGAACCGGAACCGCCGCCCGAACCCGAGCCGCCGGAGCAGGCGGTCGAGCCGCAACCGCCGGTAACGGCGCAGGTGCCGCCCCCGGACCAGCAGGCCATGCTCGATCAACAACCCACGCACGGCAGCGCCAGCTCGGGCAACACCTCGCAGGAACAGTCCGGTGGGGCCACACCAGGTCAGCGCGCTGATTACTTCGCGGAGCTGCGGGGATGGCTGGAGCAGCACAAGCAGTATCCTTACATGGCGCAGCGCATGCGTCAGGAAGGAACGGTACAACTACGGTTCGTGATGGACAGGGAGGGCAATGTGCTGTCCTACAACATCGATCAAAGCTCCGGCTATTCAGCCCTGGACGGCGAGGTTGAGGAACTCATACTGCGCGCCGATCCGCTGCCGCCGCTGCCAGACGAGATGCCCGAAGCGAAGGTCGAAATGGTGGTGCCGGTATCGTTTTTCCTGCAGTAATCCGGCGCCTCCGTGCGTATGTGCGGTTTCTTTGTCTGCTGGCGCTCGTGTCGCCGCTCGCGTATGCGCAGATCGCGGTCACTGACGATCGCGGCGACACGCTGACCCTTGAGCGACCGGCGCGACGTATCGTCAGCCTGTCGCCACATATTACCGAGCTGCTGTTCGCGGCCGGCGCCGGCGCGCGCGTGGTCGGCACGGTGGAGTACAGCGATTATCCGCCCGCGGCCAGGGTCATTCCGCGCATTGGCAACTATGGCGCGGTCAATCTCGAAGCCCTGCTGGCGCTAAGGCCCGACCTCGTGGTCGCCTGGGGCAGTGGCAGCCCTGCAGCGCTGGTGCAGCGTCTGCGCGACCTCGGCGTGCCGGTTTACGTTACCGAACCGCGCAGGCTTGCCGATATCGCGGATCACATCGCGAGGCTCGGGCATCTGACGGGTACTGCGGTCATTGCACAGGCCGCCACGGATGATTTCCGCCGGCGTCTGCGCGCGTTGCGTGGGCGGTATGCGGGGGACTCCGAAGTGAGCGTGTTCTACGAGGTATGGCACGCGCCCCTGACGACGATCAATGGCGCGCACCTCATCAGCAAGGTGATGCGGCTGTGCGGTGGCCGAAATGTATTCGCGGATCTGCCGATGCTGGCGCCGCAGATCAACATAGAGTCGGTGCTGGCACGCGATCCGGATGCGATCGTCGTCAGTGGCACGGCGGACGCGCCCGATGAACTGCGAAACTGGCGGGAATATCCCGAACTCCGCGCAGTAGCGGCGGGACACCTCTAC of the Gammaproteobacteria bacterium genome contains:
- a CDS encoding energy transducer TonB: MRYGIVLSFILHALVIVPLLFVYTSRPNEPAGRETPPTRYVAQTVNIEALRPEPVPVAQPEPPPSEEPELIVSEAEQATTVAPVEPETVESTEPEPPPEPVALREPEPIAEEPPPPEVVATEPELLPAPIPEPEPPPEPEPPEQAVEPQPPVTAQVPPPDQQAMLDQQPTHGSASSGNTSQEQSGGATPGQRADYFAELRGWLEQHKQYPYMAQRMRQEGTVQLRFVMDREGNVLSYNIDQSSGYSALDGEVEELILRADPLPPLPDEMPEAKVEMVVPVSFFLQ
- a CDS encoding cobalamin-binding protein — encoded protein: MRRLRAYVRFLCLLALVSPLAYAQIAVTDDRGDTLTLERPARRIVSLSPHITELLFAAGAGARVVGTVEYSDYPPAARVIPRIGNYGAVNLEALLALRPDLVVAWGSGSPAALVQRLRDLGVPVYVTEPRRLADIADHIARLGHLTGTAVIAQAATDDFRRRLRALRGRYAGDSEVSVFYEVWHAPLTTINGAHLISKVMRLCGGRNVFADLPMLAPQINIESVLARDPDAIVVSGTADAPDELRNWREYPELRAVAAGHLYFIDPDLIQRHTPRILDGAEVMCGQLERVRDGLPDNLRQ